One stretch of Clavibacter californiensis DNA includes these proteins:
- a CDS encoding hemolysin family protein has protein sequence MNGDLVLNIVLVVVFVLVGGVFAATEMALVTLREGQLNALAARGRRGEKVAALARNPNTFLAAVQIGVTVAGFASAAYGASSIAPSVVPLLESWGLESGLASTIATLLLTLMIAYLSLVLGELAPKRLAIQRNAGFAYGVAPVLNGFANLMRPVIWLLSVSTNVVVRLLGGDPHKTGEEMSEEELRDIVSSHEGLPDDERRILDDVLSLRHRQLSEVMKPRPEIAALDGTGTVREAGIDVQDRPYSRYPVVDKTIDDVIGFVHVRDLYQAIAADPERPVSEILRPIPYLPATARVLPTLTMMRAEGHQIAVIVDEYGGTDGIVTLEDLVEEVVGEIFDEYDTDSAARDLAEDGGTIDGRLNFQDFEEATGVKLPDSASDTVAGFVIENLGRLAQVGDSVEVDGVTLQVTALDRRRISEILVVPREDPATEDADAATA, from the coding sequence GTGAACGGCGACCTCGTCCTCAACATCGTCCTGGTCGTGGTGTTCGTCCTCGTCGGCGGCGTGTTCGCCGCCACCGAGATGGCGCTCGTCACCCTCCGCGAGGGCCAGCTCAACGCCCTCGCCGCCCGCGGCCGCCGCGGCGAGAAGGTCGCCGCGCTCGCCCGGAACCCCAACACCTTCCTGGCCGCGGTGCAGATCGGCGTGACCGTCGCCGGCTTCGCATCGGCCGCGTACGGCGCCTCGTCGATCGCGCCGTCGGTCGTCCCGCTGCTCGAGTCGTGGGGCCTGGAGTCCGGCCTCGCGTCCACGATCGCGACGCTCCTGCTCACGCTGATGATCGCCTACCTGTCGCTCGTGCTCGGCGAGCTCGCGCCCAAGCGCCTGGCGATCCAGCGCAACGCGGGCTTCGCGTACGGCGTCGCGCCCGTGCTCAACGGCTTCGCGAACCTCATGCGCCCGGTGATCTGGCTGCTCTCCGTCTCGACGAACGTGGTCGTGCGCCTCCTCGGCGGCGACCCGCACAAGACCGGCGAGGAGATGAGCGAGGAGGAGCTCCGCGACATCGTCTCCAGCCACGAGGGCCTCCCCGACGACGAGCGCCGGATCCTCGACGACGTGCTCTCCCTCCGCCACCGCCAGCTCAGCGAGGTGATGAAGCCGCGGCCCGAGATCGCCGCGCTCGACGGCACCGGCACGGTCCGCGAGGCGGGGATCGACGTGCAGGACCGGCCGTACTCGCGCTACCCGGTGGTCGACAAGACCATCGACGACGTCATCGGCTTCGTGCACGTGCGCGACCTGTACCAGGCGATCGCGGCGGACCCCGAACGGCCCGTCTCCGAGATCCTGCGGCCGATCCCCTACCTGCCGGCGACCGCGCGCGTGCTGCCGACGCTCACGATGATGCGCGCCGAGGGCCACCAGATCGCCGTGATCGTGGACGAGTACGGCGGCACCGACGGCATCGTCACGCTCGAGGACCTCGTGGAGGAGGTCGTCGGCGAGATCTTCGACGAGTACGACACGGATTCCGCCGCGCGCGACCTCGCGGAGGACGGCGGCACGATCGACGGCCGCCTCAACTTCCAGGACTTCGAGGAGGCGACGGGCGTCAAGCTCCCCGACTCCGCGTCGGACACGGTCGCGGGCTTCGTCATCGAGAACCTCGGCCGGCTCGCGCAGGTCGGCGACTCGGTCGAGGTCGACGGCGTGACCCTCCAGGTCACGGCGCTCGACCGGCGGCGGATCTCCGAGATCCTCGTCGTGCCGCGCGAGGACCCGGCGACGGAGGACGCGGACGCCGCGACCGCGTAG
- a CDS encoding PhzF family phenazine biosynthesis protein: protein MTERRVVALDGVRPDEVHVVRVFADADGAHGNELGIVLASARTDGREPAIARALGFSETVFVDAVDAPGADPRGASIRILTPARELPFAGHPTVGTAWWLASRGVPVDHLRVPAGIVRVTRVGDEVRVTADPEWGPEFTWQQHPTADALRGLDADAVAPAVDHLYAWTWTDEAAGEVRARMFAPALGVVEDEATGSAALRLTARLGRDLRITQGRGSVLVTRLRDDGRAEVGGRTVPDRVIPLP, encoded by the coding sequence GTGACGGAGCGTCGGGTCGTCGCGCTCGACGGCGTGCGGCCCGACGAGGTGCACGTGGTGCGGGTGTTCGCCGACGCGGACGGCGCGCACGGCAACGAGCTCGGGATCGTGCTCGCGTCGGCGCGCACCGACGGCCGGGAGCCGGCGATCGCGCGGGCGCTCGGCTTCAGCGAGACGGTGTTCGTCGACGCGGTGGACGCGCCGGGCGCGGATCCGCGAGGGGCGTCGATCCGCATCCTCACCCCCGCGCGCGAGCTGCCCTTCGCCGGGCACCCGACCGTCGGCACCGCCTGGTGGCTGGCGTCGCGCGGCGTGCCGGTCGACCACCTGCGCGTGCCCGCCGGGATAGTGCGCGTCACCCGCGTCGGCGACGAGGTGCGCGTGACCGCCGATCCCGAATGGGGCCCGGAGTTCACGTGGCAGCAGCACCCGACGGCCGATGCGCTCCGCGGCCTCGACGCCGACGCCGTGGCCCCTGCGGTCGACCACCTCTACGCCTGGACCTGGACGGACGAGGCCGCGGGGGAGGTGCGGGCGCGCATGTTCGCGCCCGCGCTCGGCGTCGTCGAGGACGAGGCGACCGGATCCGCGGCCCTCCGGCTCACGGCGCGCCTCGGCCGCGACCTCCGCATCACGCAGGGCCGTGGCAGCGTGCTCGTGACGCGCCTCCGCGACGACGGCCGCGCCGAGGTCGGGGGCCGCACGGTGCCGGACCGCGTGATCCCGCTGCCCTGA
- a CDS encoding GNAT family N-acetyltransferase: MDAVIHRLRAEDWREYRALRLEMLEDTPLAYLETLESALGRPDSDWQARTRRANQPGSTAYVAVERATGRWLGAMNAFVAADPTRVMLVSVYITPSARGRAAGVTDLLLDAIIAWARDRPNAQAVRLEVHEDNPRARAYYERRGFVLTGRSVPYALDRTQKDLEMELPLA; the protein is encoded by the coding sequence ATGGACGCCGTGATCCACCGCCTCCGCGCCGAGGACTGGCGCGAGTACCGGGCCCTCCGCCTCGAGATGCTCGAGGACACCCCGCTCGCCTACCTCGAGACGCTCGAGAGCGCGCTCGGCCGGCCCGACTCCGACTGGCAGGCGCGCACGCGGCGCGCGAACCAGCCCGGGAGCACCGCGTACGTCGCCGTGGAACGCGCGACCGGCCGCTGGCTCGGCGCCATGAACGCGTTCGTCGCCGCGGATCCCACGCGCGTGATGCTCGTGAGCGTCTACATCACGCCGTCGGCCCGCGGTCGCGCCGCGGGCGTCACCGACCTGCTCCTCGACGCCATCATCGCCTGGGCCCGCGACCGCCCCAACGCGCAGGCCGTCCGCCTCGAGGTCCACGAGGACAACCCGCGCGCCCGCGCCTACTACGAGCGCCGCGGCTTCGTCCTCACGGGTCGCAGCGTGCCGTACGCGCTGGACCGCACGCAGAAGGACCTGGAGATGGAGCTGCCGCTGGCGTGA
- a CDS encoding aldo/keto reductase — MKHIHTGTGLDVGRIGLGCMGMSAFYDGHGQDEAESIRTLHRAVDQGVTLFDTAEAYGPFTNERLVGSALKDRRDDVVIATKFGLLKHAPGKDAEDYERGMDSTPAGIRIAVEASLQRLGTDRIDVLYQHRVDPAVPIEETVGAMKELVEEGKVLHLGLSEAGPDTIRRAHAVHPISVLQSEYSIWTRDPEAGVLEVLRELGIGLVAYSPLGRGFLTGAISSVADLSEADYRSSSPRFAEEAFAQNMRIVDAVKDVAGELDATPAQVALAWILAQGDDIAVIPGTKRVTRLDENVAADAVTLSADQLARLSSLPTPVGDRYADMGPVGR, encoded by the coding sequence ATGAAGCACATCCACACCGGCACGGGCCTCGACGTCGGCCGCATCGGCCTCGGCTGCATGGGCATGAGCGCGTTCTACGACGGCCACGGCCAGGACGAGGCGGAGTCGATCCGCACCCTCCACCGCGCCGTCGACCAGGGCGTCACGCTCTTCGACACGGCAGAGGCGTATGGGCCGTTCACCAACGAGCGCCTGGTCGGATCCGCGTTGAAGGACCGCCGCGACGACGTCGTGATCGCCACCAAGTTCGGCCTGCTGAAGCACGCGCCGGGCAAGGACGCCGAGGACTACGAGCGCGGCATGGACAGCACGCCCGCGGGCATCCGCATCGCCGTCGAAGCCTCGCTGCAGCGCCTCGGGACCGACCGCATCGACGTCCTCTACCAGCACCGCGTCGACCCGGCCGTGCCGATCGAGGAGACCGTCGGCGCGATGAAGGAGCTCGTCGAGGAGGGCAAGGTCCTGCACCTGGGGCTCTCCGAGGCCGGGCCCGACACCATCCGCCGCGCGCACGCCGTGCATCCCATCTCGGTGCTGCAGAGCGAGTACTCCATCTGGACCCGCGACCCGGAGGCCGGCGTGCTCGAGGTGCTGCGCGAGCTGGGCATCGGCCTGGTCGCGTACTCGCCGCTCGGCCGAGGCTTCCTCACCGGCGCGATCTCGAGCGTCGCCGACCTGTCCGAGGCCGACTACCGCTCGTCGTCGCCGCGCTTCGCGGAGGAGGCCTTCGCGCAGAACATGCGCATCGTCGACGCCGTCAAGGACGTCGCGGGCGAGCTCGACGCGACGCCCGCGCAGGTCGCGCTCGCGTGGATCCTCGCGCAGGGCGACGACATCGCCGTGATCCCCGGCACCAAGCGCGTGACGCGCCTCGACGAGAACGTGGCGGCCGACGCCGTGACGCTCTCCGCCGACCAGCTCGCGCGCCTGTCCTCGCTGCCGACCCCGGTCGGCGACCGGTACGCGGACATGGGTCCCGTCGGGCGCTGA
- a CDS encoding carbon-nitrogen hydrolase family protein → MEIALAQIISSPDPAENLARITAFAEDAARQGAELVVFPEAAQRAFGNPLPEIAEPLDGPWASGVRAVADRLGIVIVVGMFTPGADGRVRNTLLVARPAGAADAGADSYDKIHLFDAFGFRESDAVDPGESVAVIEVGGTRASLATCYDVRFPALFLAGADRGAAVSIVCASWGAGPGKADQWDLLLRARALDSTTFVVAVGQGDPATLPAGSRGHDPASGAPTGIGRSAVVSPLGEVLHRLGGEEELLVVDVDPTAVEAARGTLPVLANRRRGLEQAV, encoded by the coding sequence ATGGAGATCGCGCTCGCACAGATCATCAGCTCGCCGGATCCCGCGGAGAACCTCGCACGCATCACCGCGTTCGCGGAGGACGCCGCGCGGCAGGGCGCTGAGCTCGTGGTGTTCCCGGAGGCGGCGCAGCGCGCGTTCGGCAACCCGCTGCCCGAGATCGCGGAGCCGCTCGACGGGCCGTGGGCCTCGGGCGTGCGCGCGGTCGCCGACCGGCTCGGCATCGTGATCGTCGTGGGCATGTTCACGCCCGGCGCCGACGGCCGCGTGCGCAACACGCTCCTGGTCGCGCGGCCCGCGGGCGCGGCCGACGCGGGCGCCGACTCCTACGACAAGATCCACCTCTTCGACGCGTTCGGCTTCCGTGAGTCCGACGCCGTCGACCCGGGCGAGAGCGTCGCCGTGATCGAGGTCGGCGGCACCCGTGCCTCGCTCGCGACCTGCTACGACGTGCGCTTCCCCGCCCTCTTCCTCGCGGGCGCCGACCGCGGCGCCGCCGTCAGCATCGTGTGCGCGAGCTGGGGTGCCGGACCCGGCAAGGCCGACCAGTGGGATCTGCTGCTCCGCGCCCGCGCGCTCGACTCCACGACCTTCGTGGTCGCGGTCGGCCAGGGCGACCCGGCGACGCTGCCGGCCGGATCCCGCGGCCACGACCCCGCGAGCGGCGCGCCCACGGGCATCGGCCGCAGCGCCGTCGTCTCCCCGCTCGGCGAGGTGCTGCACCGCCTCGGCGGCGAGGAGGAGCTGCTCGTCGTGGACGTGGATCCGACGGCCGTCGAGGCCGCGCGCGGCACGCTGCCCGTGCTCGCGAACCGTCGCCGGGGGCTCGAGCAGGCGGTCTGA
- a CDS encoding AI-2E family transporter: MTTPQSVWQDKLGRLSIRCVQILAVLVVATAIVYAAISLKLVVIPVIIALILACAVRPMVLWMERRGMPDALAAVIALLTGLVLFGGAITAVVFGVQSQWPTLVKATSEGVDQLQSFIEEGGLPIDTAQIDSLRGQAVDFLTSSQFGSGAIAGVSAAAEVVTGAVLGLVVFFYFVKDGPRIWAFLIRPFRGRGRKRAVRVGHEGAKVLGGYIRGTATVALVDTVFIGAGLLILGVPLALPLSLVVFIGAFVPIVGATVAGILAALVALVTNDLGTAIWVVAIVILVNQLEGNLLQPVVLGNALKLHGLVVLLALTAGTILGGIIGAILSVPLTAVAWTAWKIIMEPDEEEPEPPAPAPLEPVKKAARGLTARLTGRPATATRAER; encoded by the coding sequence ATGACCACCCCGCAGTCCGTCTGGCAGGACAAGCTCGGCCGCCTCTCCATCCGCTGCGTGCAGATCCTGGCGGTCCTCGTGGTCGCCACCGCGATCGTGTACGCCGCCATCTCGCTCAAGCTCGTCGTGATCCCGGTGATCATCGCGCTGATCCTCGCCTGCGCGGTGCGCCCGATGGTGCTCTGGATGGAGCGCCGCGGCATGCCCGACGCGCTCGCCGCGGTCATCGCGCTCCTCACCGGCCTCGTGCTCTTCGGCGGCGCCATCACGGCCGTCGTCTTCGGCGTGCAGAGCCAGTGGCCGACGCTCGTGAAGGCGACGAGCGAGGGCGTCGACCAGCTGCAGTCCTTCATCGAGGAGGGCGGGCTGCCCATCGACACCGCGCAGATCGACTCGCTCCGGGGGCAGGCGGTCGACTTCCTCACCAGCAGCCAGTTCGGATCCGGCGCCATCGCGGGCGTCTCGGCCGCGGCCGAGGTCGTCACGGGCGCGGTGCTCGGGCTCGTCGTGTTCTTCTACTTCGTCAAGGACGGGCCGCGCATCTGGGCCTTCCTCATCCGCCCGTTCCGCGGTCGCGGCCGGAAGCGCGCCGTGCGCGTCGGCCACGAGGGCGCCAAGGTGCTCGGCGGATACATCCGCGGCACGGCGACCGTCGCGCTCGTCGACACCGTGTTCATCGGGGCGGGCCTGCTCATCCTCGGCGTGCCGCTCGCGCTGCCGCTGTCGCTCGTGGTGTTCATCGGCGCGTTCGTGCCGATCGTCGGCGCGACGGTCGCGGGGATCCTCGCGGCGCTCGTCGCGCTCGTGACGAACGACCTGGGCACGGCCATCTGGGTCGTCGCCATCGTGATCCTCGTGAACCAGCTCGAGGGGAACCTGCTGCAGCCCGTCGTGCTCGGCAACGCGCTCAAGCTGCACGGCCTGGTCGTGCTGCTTGCCCTGACCGCCGGCACGATCCTCGGCGGCATCATCGGCGCGATCCTCTCGGTGCCGCTCACGGCCGTCGCCTGGACCGCGTGGAAGATCATCATGGAGCCGGACGAGGAGGAGCCGGAGCCCCCGGCACCCGCGCCGCTCGAACCCGTGAAGAAGGCGGCGCGCGGCCTCACCGCGAGGCTCACGGGCCGCCCCGCCACCGCCACCCGCGCCGAGCGATGA
- a CDS encoding GntR family transcriptional regulator translates to MRERAGDPGTSASALSGRERAYEFLHAHVLTDPDQQGAFLNEQELAERIGVSRTPVREALLLLAADDLVEMIPKRGARIPVITGRQIAELMELRGVLERHAATSAVEHDRTPLDAMREVLEQQRAMVAKPPRESGRQFIEHDRRFHQLLVDAAGSELMSRTYAKLRARQILVGVEALYRATDRQDRVCEEHAGIVDALAEGDAEAARDAIDRHLAVTLDVLLRT, encoded by the coding sequence ATGCGAGAACGGGCGGGCGATCCAGGCACCTCGGCGAGCGCCCTCTCCGGCCGCGAGCGGGCCTACGAGTTCCTCCACGCGCACGTCCTCACCGACCCGGACCAGCAGGGCGCGTTCCTCAACGAGCAGGAGCTGGCGGAGCGGATCGGCGTCTCCCGCACGCCCGTCCGCGAGGCCCTGCTGCTGCTCGCCGCCGACGACCTGGTGGAGATGATCCCCAAGCGCGGCGCGCGGATCCCCGTGATCACCGGCCGCCAGATCGCCGAGCTGATGGAGCTGCGCGGGGTGCTCGAGCGGCACGCGGCCACGAGCGCCGTGGAGCACGACCGCACCCCGCTCGACGCGATGCGCGAGGTGCTCGAGCAGCAGCGCGCCATGGTCGCGAAGCCGCCGCGCGAGAGCGGGCGGCAGTTCATCGAGCACGACCGCCGCTTCCACCAGCTCCTCGTCGACGCCGCGGGCAGCGAGCTCATGAGCCGCACGTACGCGAAGCTCCGCGCCCGGCAGATCCTCGTCGGCGTCGAGGCGCTCTACCGCGCCACGGATCGGCAGGACCGCGTGTGCGAGGAGCACGCCGGCATCGTCGACGCGCTGGCCGAAGGCGACGCCGAGGCGGCACGCGACGCGATCGACCGGCACCTCGCCGTCACGCTCGACGTGCTGCTGCGCACCTGA
- a CDS encoding Fur family transcriptional regulator yields MPTDHAHHHVPSLDADALRVALREAGLRVTRPRVAVLTAVDAAPHSDADEVLRAVKGELPGTSIQAVYGVLGALAAAGLVRRIEPAGSSARYERRTGDNHHHLVCTGCRTIVDVDCAVGESPCLTPSDSAGFLVASAEVTYWGLCPACRTASADPGSTVAT; encoded by the coding sequence ATGCCCACCGACCACGCGCACCACCACGTGCCGTCCCTCGACGCCGACGCCCTGCGCGTCGCGCTGCGGGAGGCCGGCCTGCGCGTGACCCGGCCGCGCGTGGCCGTCCTCACGGCCGTCGACGCGGCACCGCACTCGGACGCCGACGAGGTGCTCCGCGCGGTGAAGGGCGAGCTGCCCGGCACGAGCATCCAGGCGGTCTACGGCGTGCTCGGCGCGCTCGCGGCCGCGGGGCTCGTGCGCCGCATCGAGCCCGCGGGATCATCCGCGCGCTACGAGCGCCGGACGGGCGACAATCACCATCACCTCGTCTGCACAGGTTGCAGGACGATCGTCGACGTGGATTGCGCGGTGGGGGAGTCCCCCTGCCTCACGCCGTCCGACTCGGCGGGGTTCCTCGTGGCGAGCGCCGAGGTGACGTACTGGGGCCTGTGCCCCGCCTGCCGGACCGCATCCGCGGATCCCGGTTCCACCGTCGCGACCTGA
- a CDS encoding GNAT family N-acetyltransferase — protein MGPRLTVVREGALDVADHERIAALLALAFPDFAAGYTGARSWAGAQPELRILVHDGDELVAHAGIRRMFVEVGDGQGDPADDVLVGSTGMVAVHPGRQGQGLGTLLADGIRDALARLAVPFGVLETGESTSGYYARHGWLPLDDRTGHYNGFTLLGAAGVVHQDHGWMMLPVTAPADALPAGDLHVNGQLV, from the coding sequence ATGGGACCCCGCCTCACCGTCGTCCGCGAGGGCGCGCTCGACGTCGCCGACCACGAGCGCATCGCGGCGCTCCTGGCCCTGGCCTTCCCCGACTTCGCCGCGGGCTACACGGGCGCACGCAGCTGGGCCGGCGCGCAGCCCGAGCTGCGGATCCTCGTGCACGACGGCGACGAGCTCGTGGCGCACGCGGGGATCCGCCGCATGTTCGTGGAGGTGGGCGACGGCCAGGGCGACCCGGCGGACGATGTGCTCGTCGGATCCACCGGCATGGTCGCCGTGCACCCCGGCCGGCAGGGGCAGGGCCTCGGCACGCTGCTCGCCGACGGGATCCGCGACGCGCTGGCTCGTCTCGCCGTCCCGTTCGGCGTCCTCGAGACGGGCGAGTCGACGTCCGGCTACTACGCGCGCCACGGCTGGCTCCCGCTCGACGACCGCACCGGCCACTACAACGGCTTCACCCTCCTCGGCGCCGCCGGCGTCGTGCACCAGGACCACGGCTGGATGATGCTGCCGGTCACCGCGCCCGCCGACGCCCTCCCCGCGGGCGACCTCCACGTCAACGGGCAGCTGGTCTGA
- a CDS encoding DUF1206 domain-containing protein: MSATGAAAGLQRSPGFAVAARLGHAVNGLLHLLIGVVAFRLATGGGGGEADQSGALGSIAGSPGGRVLLWVVVVGLVGLGLWQLVETVLARGEDAKRTWAARAKELGKAVAYLAIAATALRFATGGSSDSSEQTQSLSARLLAAPGGVVLLVIVGLAVVAVGVYFGFKGATKRFRDDLAVPSGSLGRGITALGVAGYVAKGVALVAVGVLFVVGAVTADPSRATGLDGALQSLAGLPAGVAVLAITGLGLIAYGLYCGARARYAKL; encoded by the coding sequence ATGAGCGCGACCGGCGCCGCGGCGGGCCTCCAGCGCTCGCCGGGCTTCGCGGTCGCGGCGCGCCTCGGGCACGCGGTCAACGGCCTGCTGCACCTGCTGATCGGCGTGGTCGCGTTCCGCCTGGCGACCGGCGGCGGGGGCGGCGAGGCCGACCAGTCCGGCGCGCTCGGCTCCATCGCGGGATCGCCCGGCGGCCGCGTGCTGCTGTGGGTCGTCGTGGTCGGGCTCGTCGGGCTCGGCCTCTGGCAGCTCGTCGAGACCGTCCTCGCGCGCGGCGAGGACGCGAAGCGCACCTGGGCGGCGCGCGCCAAGGAGCTCGGCAAGGCCGTCGCCTACCTCGCGATCGCGGCCACGGCGCTGCGCTTCGCGACCGGTGGATCCAGCGACTCCTCCGAGCAGACCCAGTCGCTGAGCGCGCGGCTCCTCGCGGCGCCGGGCGGCGTCGTGCTGCTCGTGATCGTGGGCCTCGCCGTCGTGGCGGTCGGCGTCTACTTCGGGTTCAAGGGCGCGACGAAGCGCTTCCGCGACGACCTGGCCGTGCCGTCCGGGTCGCTGGGGCGCGGGATCACCGCGCTCGGCGTCGCCGGGTACGTCGCCAAGGGCGTCGCGCTCGTCGCGGTCGGCGTGCTCTTCGTCGTCGGCGCGGTGACGGCCGATCCGAGCCGCGCGACGGGCCTCGACGGCGCGCTCCAGTCGCTCGCGGGGCTGCCCGCGGGCGTCGCCGTGCTCGCGATCACGGGGCTCGGCCTCATCGCCTACGGCCTGTACTGCGGCGCCCGCGCGCGCTACGCGAAGCTGTGA
- a CDS encoding catalase, with translation MTDQKFTTTDSGAPVASDEHSLSVGPDGAIPLHDHYLVEKLAQFNRERIPERVVHAKGGGAFGTFRVTGDVSAYTRASLFQPGAEVEMLARFSTVAGEQGSPDTWRDPRGFALKFYTDEGNYDLVGNNTPVFFIRDGIKFPDFIRSQKRLPGSHLRDHDMQWDFWTLSPESAHQVTWLMGDRGLPSSWRHMDGFGSHTYQWINAAGERFWVKYHFKTQQGIEILKQEQADQIAGEDADFHIRDLTEAIDRGDYPEWKLEVQIMPYEEAKSYRFNPFDLTKVWSQKDYPRIEVGTMTLNRNPENYFAQIEQAAFAPSNFVPGIQTSPDKMLLARIFSYADAHRYRVGTNHAQLPVNAPKSPVHSYSKDGQGRYTFQDAGTPVYAPNSHGGAHADPARAAESAGWEQDGELVRAAATLHAEDDDFVQARMLVNESMDDAQRERLVGNIVGHVSKVTTAELRARVIQYWTNVDGWLGAAVAAGLPPLAGDAPVAEATPGPTRDAEEVGVGAR, from the coding sequence ATGACCGACCAGAAGTTCACGACCACCGACTCCGGCGCCCCGGTCGCCAGCGACGAGCACTCGCTCTCCGTCGGCCCCGACGGCGCCATCCCGCTGCACGACCACTACCTCGTCGAGAAGCTCGCGCAGTTCAACCGCGAGCGCATCCCGGAGCGCGTCGTCCACGCCAAGGGCGGCGGGGCGTTCGGCACCTTCCGCGTCACGGGCGACGTGAGCGCGTACACCCGCGCCTCCCTCTTCCAGCCCGGCGCCGAGGTCGAGATGCTCGCGCGCTTCTCCACCGTCGCCGGCGAGCAGGGCAGCCCCGACACGTGGCGCGACCCCCGCGGATTCGCGCTGAAGTTCTACACGGACGAGGGCAACTACGACCTCGTCGGCAACAACACCCCCGTCTTCTTCATCCGCGACGGGATCAAGTTCCCCGACTTCATCCGCTCGCAGAAGCGCCTGCCGGGCTCGCACCTCCGCGACCACGACATGCAGTGGGACTTCTGGACGCTCTCGCCCGAGTCCGCCCACCAGGTCACGTGGCTCATGGGCGACCGCGGCCTGCCGAGCTCGTGGCGCCACATGGACGGCTTCGGCTCGCACACCTACCAGTGGATCAACGCGGCCGGCGAGCGCTTCTGGGTGAAGTACCACTTCAAGACCCAGCAGGGCATCGAGATCCTGAAGCAGGAGCAGGCCGACCAGATCGCCGGCGAGGACGCCGACTTCCACATCCGCGACCTCACCGAGGCCATCGACCGCGGCGACTACCCGGAGTGGAAGCTCGAGGTGCAGATCATGCCCTACGAGGAGGCGAAGTCGTACCGGTTCAACCCGTTCGACCTCACCAAGGTCTGGTCGCAGAAGGACTACCCGCGCATCGAGGTCGGCACCATGACCCTGAACCGCAACCCGGAGAACTACTTCGCGCAGATCGAGCAGGCCGCGTTCGCGCCCTCGAACTTCGTCCCCGGGATCCAGACCAGCCCCGACAAGATGCTCCTCGCGCGCATCTTCAGCTACGCCGACGCGCACCGCTACCGCGTGGGCACGAACCACGCGCAGCTGCCGGTGAACGCGCCGAAGTCGCCCGTGCACAGCTACTCCAAGGACGGCCAGGGGCGCTACACGTTCCAGGACGCCGGCACGCCCGTCTACGCGCCCAACTCGCACGGCGGCGCGCACGCCGACCCGGCTCGCGCCGCGGAGAGCGCCGGCTGGGAGCAGGACGGCGAGCTCGTCCGCGCGGCCGCCACGCTGCACGCGGAGGACGACGACTTCGTCCAGGCCCGGATGCTCGTCAACGAGTCGATGGACGACGCCCAGCGCGAGCGCCTCGTCGGCAACATCGTCGGCCACGTGAGCAAGGTCACCACGGCCGAGCTCCGCGCCCGCGTCATCCAGTACTGGACGAACGTGGACGGCTGGCTCGGCGCGGCCGTCGCCGCGGGCCTGCCGCCGCTCGCCGGCGACGCGCCCGTCGCCGAGGCCACCCCCGGCCCGACGCGCGACGCCGAGGAGGTCGGTGTCGGGGCTCGCTGA
- a CDS encoding DsbA family protein — translation MSKKTAADRDRTREIREKANAQRRIEEAKRKRRRLLTQLGVAGVVVILIAAIAGGAILLRDQASAGAQPPTADATVALGSGDQAQVTTGPDSVRVGAADAPVTLDVYEDYSCPHCQEYEAENGALLDRLAGSGQVAVVYHPIQIVTNYGRVAGSAAACVLAHDPSAWPGVHSALFANHSAATDSWTGKDFSTWLQGRGVTDPDALSCTQKGAYVDWITANTDAAQQSGVTGTPTLRIGGETITTVGGQDLVDAVTKAGAQLPSGFTAG, via the coding sequence ATGAGCAAGAAGACCGCAGCCGACCGCGACCGCACCCGGGAGATCCGAGAGAAGGCCAACGCGCAGAGGCGCATCGAGGAGGCGAAGCGGAAGCGCCGGCGCCTGCTGACCCAGCTCGGCGTCGCCGGGGTCGTCGTGATCCTCATCGCGGCGATCGCCGGCGGCGCGATCCTTCTCCGCGACCAGGCGAGCGCCGGAGCCCAGCCGCCCACGGCCGACGCGACCGTCGCCCTCGGCTCGGGCGACCAGGCGCAGGTGACGACGGGACCCGACAGCGTGCGCGTGGGCGCCGCGGACGCTCCCGTCACCCTCGATGTCTACGAGGACTACTCGTGCCCGCACTGCCAGGAGTACGAGGCCGAGAACGGCGCGCTGCTCGACCGGCTCGCGGGCAGCGGGCAGGTGGCCGTGGTGTACCACCCCATCCAGATCGTGACGAACTACGGCCGCGTCGCCGGCAGCGCGGCCGCCTGCGTGCTCGCGCACGATCCGTCGGCCTGGCCCGGCGTGCACTCGGCGCTCTTCGCCAACCACTCCGCCGCGACCGACTCGTGGACGGGGAAGGACTTCTCCACGTGGCTCCAGGGCCGGGGCGTCACGGATCCGGATGCCCTCTCCTGCACGCAGAAGGGGGCGTACGTCGACTGGATCACGGCGAACACCGACGCGGCGCAGCAGTCGGGCGTGACCGGCACGCCCACCCTCCGCATCGGCGGGGAGACGATCACGACGGTCGGCGGCCAGGACCTCGTCGACGCCGTGACGAAGGCAGGCGCGCAGCTGCCGAGCGGCTTCACGGCCGGCTGA